One Xylanivirga thermophila DNA window includes the following coding sequences:
- a CDS encoding MBL fold metallo-hydrolase — MSDWFTIEKIDNNTYAISEYGHWEKMHSYLLIGKTYALLIDTGLGISNIKKEVDLLTDLPVKVVTTHVHWDHIGGHSLFSDISVHIDDAEWLKSGIPISINMIKNNVIKEPFGKIPPKEFDINKYNVYTGNPTKLLVDNDIIDIGSRKIKVLHTPGHSPGHICLLDEDRGYLYTGDLIYFGTLYAFYPSTNPLQFKQSVDRISHLSNIQKILPAHNDLNIPINTIEKVKDAFEYIDKNNLLFHGGGIFEFENFNIQI, encoded by the coding sequence ATGAGCGATTGGTTTACAATTGAAAAAATTGATAATAATACGTATGCCATTAGTGAATATGGACACTGGGAAAAAATGCACTCTTACCTTTTGATAGGTAAAACTTATGCACTTTTAATAGATACAGGTTTAGGAATAAGCAATATCAAGAAAGAGGTAGATTTATTAACTGACTTGCCCGTAAAAGTTGTAACTACACACGTGCATTGGGACCATATTGGGGGACATAGTTTATTCAGTGATATTTCTGTACATATAGATGATGCTGAATGGCTAAAAAGTGGTATTCCTATATCAATTAATATGATAAAAAATAATGTAATTAAAGAGCCATTTGGTAAAATACCACCTAAAGAATTTGATATTAATAAATATAATGTTTATACTGGCAATCCGACAAAATTATTAGTTGACAATGACATTATAGATATAGGTTCAAGAAAAATAAAGGTGTTGCATACTCCAGGACACTCACCAGGACATATATGTCTTTTAGATGAGGATAGAGGCTATCTATATACAGGAGATTTAATCTATTTTGGAACGCTCTATGCATTTTATCCAAGCACTAATCCTTTACAATTTAAGCAATCTGTAGATAGGATTAGCCATTTAAGTAATATTCAAAAGATATTGCCAGCACATAATGATTTAAATATTCCAATCAATACTATAGAAAAAGTAAAAGATGCTTTTGAATATATAGACAAAAATAACTTGCTATTTCATGGTGGTGGAATTTTTGAATTTGAAAATTTCAATATACAGATATAA
- a CDS encoding DUF3885 domain-containing protein — protein MLKEQIQKELKIFGLNGFEHPIFYHCHTGIRFEIGVGDVYDNDGVPLKEYVDNALNRAMKIYNNGIKCPSILVWGVYPQNDEEKHNFQIVFQEKIASIPPQEEYSRDIKVDDNKTKTTEFYWDLQKSKIPMEKIFQEIILGDLGGVQEFVSSVYLFDIENHVMLHLYDDRGLDIVAYDKNTLMPLYQKFNIWILDYDRERINKIFLD, from the coding sequence TTGCTTAAAGAACAAATTCAGAAAGAATTAAAAATATTTGGGTTAAACGGTTTTGAACACCCTATATTCTACCACTGTCATACAGGTATTCGTTTTGAAATTGGAGTGGGTGATGTATATGACAATGATGGTGTTCCATTAAAGGAGTATGTTGATAATGCACTGAATCGTGCCATGAAGATATATAATAATGGGATAAAGTGCCCTAGTATATTGGTGTGGGGAGTATATCCACAAAATGATGAAGAAAAGCATAATTTTCAAATTGTATTTCAAGAAAAAATAGCATCAATCCCGCCACAAGAAGAATATTCACGAGATATAAAGGTTGATGATAATAAAACTAAGACAACTGAATTTTATTGGGATTTACAAAAGTCAAAAATACCAATGGAAAAAATATTTCAGGAAATTATACTTGGTGATTTAGGTGGAGTTCAGGAATTTGTTTCATCGGTATACCTATTTGATATTGAAAATCATGTTATGTTGCACCTGTATGATGATAGGGGGCTTGATATTGTCGCCTATGATAAGAATACATTAATGCCACTCTATCAAAAATTTAATATATGGATACTTGATTATGACCGTGAACGAATTAATAAAATATT